The DNA region CTGCTtaatatagaaatattttctcaattttttgttaatgatAAATGATTCTCAATTATTTATGGAGAATTTAAGAACGTATATTCTTAattgtattaaaaataaattctttaatTGCATACTGCATACATTAAGGGGCAAAATTTGCACATTTAGCCCACGACTTTGGAACTGTCTATGAAATTGATACAGAGTAAAATCGTCAGATAGAGTAGAACTGAAagagaatataaaaatatgaCTTGAATTTGGCTTTGTTAATATAGTTAATTTCATTACCAAATATgttaaaagtaaatataaataactCTGACAGATTGTCTCTGGGCCAAGTGGTCTTCACTGGGCATGGTAATTGTCTGTTGAAAATTTTACGGCCATCCAAAGTTCGCCGTCTAATGCCGTTGGGTTTTTCCCAAttctaatttaattaaaagaagCATTTATAAATCGTCACCGATTGTGTGGGCTGAGGGCCACTATCAGTGGGTACATAACGACATAACTGTCTGAAATTATTGTGGTCAAGCCAAAAGTGTTTGTGGACAgtgacataaattttatagGCAATATTCCATCATATAATGTGAACTATACCTATACGTATTCATAGTTTATAATAAATCTTAAGCGCAAATCCGAAacggaaaataaaaatgtgaaATAGCCACCAGATAAGACAGCAGATAAAGTTAAAGTAAGTGCAATGCAAGCCAATTGATTAGGCCGAAAAGGGAGAGACGTCGTTGTTTAATGGACAATGGTAAGAAGTggagtatatgtatgtatatgtatgtacatagttgCCCCCCAAACCTTATCGTCTTGGCCAAATCTTATGGTCGAGCTTGGCCTGGCCATGCCGCTGATATCGCGGCAAATGcgaggcaaaaacaaaaataaatatattaatagatTTTAACTCGAGTACCCGCCTAGATGGGGGAGCCTATAAAAGCTACCGTACGACGACACATTGATCGCATAAACGTATTCTTTCTCCGTTTCTGAAGCGCTCTATGCGGCGCACGCGAATCGCGATAGTTATCCCATACGAATAAGTATATATAGATCGTTAGGAAGGATTATGAAACGGTTTAGTGTCCTGGCAGCATTGCTGCTAACGATTGGCTGCTGCTCAACGTTGGATGCTCAATCACAGAATGCTGATGATCTGCTAACCGGCTACTCCTCGCTCATGCAAAAGAGTTTGGCCCATCAGTTCTTTGAGGTGGCTGCTCAGCAGGCTGAGGCATATAATGCATCGGGCACTCAATTGGCACGCACCAATTCCTATACGAATCGGGACTACAATGATGAGCAGTGTGATCAAGATTTGCTCCGCATTCGAGATGCCATCAATAACTATGAGGAATGGGCTCTGGAATGTAAGcaaacacatatatacatatataaacattacAACATCAAAAGTATGTAATGAGGGGGATGAATTATAATTTAGGAGTTTTAGAATTCCAAATAGCCCAAGATTGTCTATAAATAACAAGAATAGTTTAGTTTTTCTGGCTTAAGGAGCTTTAAAAAGTGTATTTTATGAATTCTATGCTTATTGCATATTTTAGGGGGCACATTTAACCCATCTAAACTCTTTTGATCTTAAAACGGTATGCAAATCCATAATGAAAAGGATACAAAGTctaccatatatgtatatatttcagTTAAATATTTAACGAATGATCCATATTCATAAAAAATATGAATCGTTCTATTGGTATTCATACAGATCATTCGTTTGGTATTCAAACAAATTACGGTTGGAACTTTAGGTGTTCATTTAAAATATGGTTCATCCTTTTGGTATTCAAACAAATTACAGATCATTATGGATCGTCCTTTTATTATACATGGAAAATAAGGATTGTTCTTTGATTATTCATTCAAAAGATGAATCGTTCTTTGGGTATAGATAAAAACGAAGGGTTATTAGAACAAACTCACATAGTTTAGCTTAATTGCCAAATACCCTACCATAATCTCTTATCGAGAAGCATTTGGGTTGCACTCCTCCAAAATGGGAACGATAATACGATTGAACCAATTTTCCATTCATAAATCGCATTGCCGCATTTTATGAGACGattgtaaatttaattatgatttccCACACAAATCCCATCTAacaaatcaaatttcattGTTGATTTGTGATTGTAGAATCGTATATGTAGCGATAAGCTTTTGACCACTTCTTGATGACATCACTGGGTACTAGATTGAGGGTTTTTTTCTGGGTCCTAAATCCTGTTAAcattgtctctctctctctctctgtgaaGTGTTTTGTTAGCAGAATTTATTAATCAATATTGCTTATGCAATAGTTGGttaagcaattcaaaaatttatatttatattgcaGATTAATAAATAGAAATCTTATCTTGATAGCGTGCAAAGCCCCCAATGAGTGGATTGCAGGTGGCAAAGTGTTTATTGATAATTGATAATCCAAAATTAAATGCAGAGCAAAATtgtttgattgattgattaatATTCTCCCAATTGCAGTTCCCGATACATGGGGTCGCATGCCCATGGGTTTCTTCTGGGGTCATATGATCAGTATGGGTCAATATGAGGAATGTGTGGCAGCCACTACCACCTATGGTGATGAGATCAATGGCCAATACTGCCTGGCCCGTCTGAATATTACGCTATTCTATGACAAAGTGAAGCAGCGTAATGAGGAATTTGTTCAATCACGTATTAGCTATAAGCAAACGAGACCGGAATTCTTTGAATTGGGCTTATGTGTGCCAAGCAGTTGTTCAGCCGAGAAATCCGATCAATTGCTCAAGGATGCGATTGTTAGTTTCTATGGCAACGATGTGGTCGACCTGGATGGCGAATTGGTCACAGAGAAATGGTGTAAATACAATGCACCAGTGGAATTGCGAGGCGTTGATATATTTGCCATGtaagtaaatttaaattaagccCAAAATGTGACATAACTGAAGATTGCACTTTGTTCTTTTCGATATGATGATATATTATAGTCTACCTGTTAATAATATATCGAGTGCTTTTGGTGTCCGGAAGAACCTATGAAAATAGATAACCCTGatggggggaaaaaaaaattaaataaaatatagcAGATTAGATTAGACAATTAAAAGCAATTAAGTGTCAAAGCCAAGTCTAgataacaatttaaaaaaaaaaaaacgaaaatttattaaattaaattaaaaatgccaaaagcttatgtataaattattattttttctttcgttacagcattttcttttcgtttatTGTCTTCTGCCTGATTGCCAGCAGCATTTATGATTATGTCCAGACCCGTAAGGGCGGTAAGTTTGTCATTTTTGCGTATACTTATGATTTTGGAGATTCATTGCCTGTTTTACAGCTCCCAAGAAGCCACTGTTGCTTGCCTTCTCTGTCCTGCATAATGCGCCAAAGATTTTCACTGTGAAAAAAACGAACAATCCGAATGTTATCCATTGTCTTAATGGTTTGCGTTGCTTCAGTATGATGTGGGTGGTATTCGGTCATGGGTATATGACCTTCTATGATCTGCCACATATTAATAAGAATCGATTCTATACATGGGTCCAAACGCCCTATTCGATGTTGGTCCAAAATGGTTCACTCTGTGTCGATACATTCTTCTTCATGTCCGGCCTGTTGATGTGCTGGGGAGCATTCCGTGAATTGGAGCGTACCAAGGGCAAATTGAATATCCCAATGATGTATTTCCATCGTTATATTCGTCTCACTCCTGTGGTGGCTGTTGTTGTGCTGTACATCATGTCCCTGTATAAGTATTCGGGTGCTGGTCCCATGTGGTTTAAATTGGGCACACAGGACACTCGCTGCGCGGACACATGGTGGGCAACTTTGCTCTATGTCCAGAATTATGCCTTCCCCTATAGCATTGTAAGTGAAGATTGGTCGAGTAAATTTTCCCTGTTGAAATTTACTAATTgcaatggtttttcttttctgtttatGTTTTTAGTGTATTTCACAATCGTGGTATTTGGCTGTGGACACGCAACTTTA from Drosophila willistoni isolate 14030-0811.24 chromosome XL unlocalized genomic scaffold, UCI_dwil_1.1 Seg141, whole genome shotgun sequence includes:
- the LOC6649113 gene encoding nose resistant to fluoxetine protein 6; the protein is MKRFSVLAALLLTIGCCSTLDAQSQNADDLLTGYSSLMQKSLAHQFFEVAAQQAEAYNASGTQLARTNSYTNRDYNDEQCDQDLLRIRDAINNYEEWALEFPDTWGRMPMGFFWGHMISMGQYEECVAATTTYGDEINGQYCLARLNITLFYDKVKQRNEEFVQSRISYKQTRPEFFELGLCVPSSCSAEKSDQLLKDAIVSFYGNDVVDLDGELVTEKWCKYNAPVELRGVDIFAIIFFSFIVFCLIASSIYDYVQTRKGAPKKPLLLAFSVLHNAPKIFTVKKTNNPNVIHCLNGLRCFSMMWVVFGHGYMTFYDLPHINKNRFYTWVQTPYSMLVQNGSLCVDTFFFMSGLLMCWGAFRELERTKGKLNIPMMYFHRYIRLTPVVAVVVLYIMSLYKYSGAGPMWFKLGTQDTRCADTWWATLLYVQNYAFPYSICISQSWYLAVDTQLYFLSPLFLIPLWKWGKKALIPIIIFALLCLGCTVATFITNDFTLFRVQDDHVDLRQRLTYYPTHTRIPTWLIGVIFGYFLFTRNRGRQIPLAKPWVITGWVVAFGTMLADLWGPYWRILPDTPDSPLVEGAIFEPLSRTSWALSIGWIVWACYNGHGGLVNDFLSWSFFTAFSRLTYCMYVIHRIVQLVHAARLQTDTHFSDYDAILRWWHDFGITLTASIFATLAFEAPILGIEKAIFGRGESKPAAKKPSPGDLARTAPTESTPVAAEQTAAVVPEPVTEISSSPSKAEDPSKA